TCACATGTATTGAGAAAAAGTTGGGTAAATAGTTTTAAAAGCCATTGTTTCAATAATCAACATAGTGTTTAAAAAGCTAACATAATTATGGAAGTCAAAAAAATACTGTAAGTTGAGACTGTTTTCAGAGAAATCAGACATTAGTTTTTGTATGCATGAGTAATAAGACCCTAAGGTGCGAGTAGAAAAAATATAAAAACTGTAGAATTTGTTGACAGGGTTTTTCGTTGAAATTACCGGCAATTGTTGTGCTTAGATAGTGCGCGTATTCGCTCTGGACAGAGCGTTAGTTTGGCTCGCCAAACGGGATGTTATGTAAAATGGCAAATCTTCACATATGATTTTGCACAGTTGTGTATGATGCATTTGACGGGTAAAAATCTTCAATTAAAATCATGTGGTATAGTAGCTAAGTTGAATGAAAGCATTTGCCCTGTATGCAATTGCTTTCTCGTTGAAAGCAGTTAGAACTTATATATATTCATATAGAACTCTCTTAACACATAGTCTTACGTTGTATTTTGAGCTTGATTTTCTATTGTTTTAGACGTACTGTATTACTTCAAAGATTATATAAACCTTTAATATGGAACTTTAGAGAAAACAATGTTCTTACAAAAAATTACAGGTCTGAGTTTTGCTCACTCACAACATTATCTTTCAGAGGAGGGTTTTTTGAACCTATCCGCATGACTATTTTTGTTTGGCCAGGCTCTTTCATCGGTTGAGAAATAATAAAAAACCATTTCCATAAAATTGATACTGGAGCAAACCTGAATGGAAAAAAAGAAAATTGTAAAAAAAAAAATTCCTGCTTCCAAAAAAATAAAGAAACCCGTTACTTCTAAAAAAACAGGTAAAGCTGAAATAACAAAAAATAAGGCACCTCTTAATGTAGATAAAGTGTTATCTAAAAAGATAACAACACTAAAGAACGCAGGCACCGTTCTCATCAAAGACAACTCAAGCAAAAGCACGAACGGTACTAAATCTTTTCCTATTGTCGGTATCGGGGCTTCTGCGGGTGGGCTTGAAGCGCTAGAGGGTTTTTTTGTAAGTATGCCTTCTCAATCCAACATTGCCATTATAGTTATCCAGCACCTTGCACCCAGGTACAAGAGCATCATGGGTTCTCTCCTGAAGAAATATACAAAGATGAAGATATTTGAGATAAAGGACGGAATGAAGGTTGATCCGAACAGCATCTATCTCAATCCCCCTGATAATGATGTGGCTATTATGAGCGGTACCTTACAGTTGATCGAACCCCTGAAGTCCCATGCACTCAGACTGCCTATTGACAGTTTTTTTCGTTCACTTTCAGAAGACCAGGGCAAAATGGCAATTGGTATTGTCCTTTCCGGTACGGGGACAGATGGTACACTGGGGCTGAAGGCGATCAAGAGTGAGGGAGGAATGGCCATGGTACAGGATGAAGGCCAGGCAAAATATGACTCTATGCCAAGAAGCGCCATAAACACTGGCCTTGTTGACTATATCCTCCCCGTAGAAAAGATGCCGGATGAGCTTGCCAGATATGTTAAACATCCATATATTGAAAAGGACGCAATTACCGGTACCACTGAGCAGAAATACCAGAACAATGTAACAAAGGTACTCATTCAGATCCGCAGCAAAACAGGTCATGACTTTTCCCACTATAAACAGAATACTATCCGCAGGAGAATTGAGAGGCGGATGGCCGTGCACCAGATAGACAAGATATCACACTATCTCGATTATATTCGTGAAAACCCGTTAGAAGTGACAACCCTTTACAAAGATCTTCTTATAGGGGTAACAAATTTCTTCAGAGATCCCGATGCGTTTGATATCCTGGAAAAAGAGATAATATCTGAAATCCTAAAGACCAGAAAGGGTGACAATATACGTGTATGGGTTCCCGGTTGTGCCACCGGAGAGGAGGCGTATTCCATAGCTGTTATCTTTGCGGAACTCATTGAAAAGTCGCAAAAGCACTTCAATATTCAGATATTTGGTACCGATATAGATGAAGACGCCATAGAGTATGCGCGAGCGGCTATTTATCCGGAGAGTATTGCGGCAGATATATCGAAGGAGAGACTAAAACGTTTTTTTGTAAAAGAGGACAGTACCTATAAGGTAAACAAACAGATCCGTGAGATGTTGGTATTTGCCACCCAAAGCCTGATAAAAGATCCTCCTTTCTCCAGGCTGGATCTGGTCTCATGCAGAAACGTCCTGATCTATATGGACTCTGTGCTACAGAAAAGAATACTGCCGGTTTTTCACTATACACTGAATAAGGATGGATATCTGTTTTTAGGTTCTTCAGAGACTATCGGAGAACATTCAGACCTTTTTTCAACAATGAATTCTAAGTGGAAGATCTATAAACGGCAGGGAGAGCTTGCAGACAGAACCATTGGATATCCTATTACTGAGAATGTGGAACTTTCCAGGGAATTACCGGTTGTTGAAGGCAGGAAATATCTGAAGGAGACTAATATATATCAGATGGCAGAAAGGGAGATCCTGGATAAATACGCTCCGCCGTTTGTCCTGATTAATGATAAACACGAAATCCTTTATGTTAATGGCAAGATACATAAGTACCTGTTGACACCTTCGGGTGTACCTGTCTTTAATATCCTGAAGATGGCACACGAAGACCTGCGCTACAAGCTGACTTCCGTTCTCCATAAACTGGGCAATAAACAAGAGGCTATTGTCAGCAGGGGGTTGAAGGTGAGGGATAATGGTAATTTCCGAACGGTCGATCTGACCGTTAAACCCTTTTCTCCAGGAAAAGATACCGATGGGATGATAATGGTCATTTTTGAGGAAAAGGAACCTCCTGAAAAGCCCGCGAAGAGGAAAACAACCTCGGGTAGGACCAGAAAAGAAGACCCGCAGATAACAAATATGAAACAGGAGCTGAAGTCTGCAAAAGAGTATCTGCAGGCAACGATCGAAGAACTGGAGACATCCAACGAAGAGCTCAAGTCTGCTAATGAAGAGATGCAGTCTACCAATGAGGAGCTTCAGAGTACCAATGAGGAGTTGGAAACCTCTAAAGAAGAGCAACAGTCCACAAATGAGGAGCTGGAAACGGTAAACTCTGAACTCCAGAATAAGGTAAGCGAACTCTCACGCGCCAATAACGACCTCAACAATCTTCTTGCAAGCACTGATATTGCTACTATTTTCCTTGATACCAAACTGAGTATAGTACGCTTTACCCCTTCATTGACAAAGTTATTTAATGTGCTGCCGTCAGATCTTAACCGTCATATTGGTGATATTACTGCAAAATTCAACTCCGATACGCTCTATCAGAATGCGGAAACAGTGCTGAATACATTAGTTCAAACAGAGCAAGAGATCCAGGCCAATGACGGCAGCCGTTATAGTGTACGTATTTTACCCTATCGTACAGTTGAAAATCTCATTGATGGTATCGTATTGACGTTTGTGGATATAACGAATGTTACTAAGCTGAGAATTAAGGAGCAAGCGTTTCGTGAATATGCGGAGAACCTTGTTGAAACGGTGCGTGAGCCTCTTGTTGTGTTGGACTCCTGCCTGCGTGTAGTATCTGCAAACAGATCATTCTATCAGACATTCAAGGTTGCAGTACAAGAAACAGAAGGCAGATTTATTTACGATCTTGGGAATCGTCAATGGAATATTCCAAAGCTACGGAAATTATTGGAAGAAGTACTACCGGAGAAGAAAATTATAAATGATTTTGAAGTTGAGCATATTTTTGAATCTATTGGTGAAAAAACTATGATACTCAATGCACGGCAAGTAATTCGAGAAGAAGAAGGAAGATTAATTCTTCTGGCCATAGAGGATGTCACTGAGCGGAACAAAGCAGAAAAAGAAAAAATAGATGAAATAAAAAGCGTTACTGTATTTCCTGATAAAAATCCTAACCCCGTGCTACGAGTTAAAAGAGACGGCATTATTGTATATGCCAACAATGCCTGTGAGCCTTTATTAAGTGAATGGAATACAGAGGTTAATAACCCAATATATGAAGACTTAATGCAAACAGTAAAGAATGTATTACGCTCTGGAAAAGCCAAAGAAATTCAGGTTACAGCGGGTAGTACAATCTTCTCATTACAGTTTGTACCGGTAGCCGGAACAGATTATGTTAATGTTTATGGTATTAAAAGTACCAGAAAATAAGAAGATTGATAAAGAATAAAAAACAAATAACAAACAAAATCAGTAGGCAAAGCCTAAGACTTGCGCCTATTGGAGAAAGCAGCCCAGAACGGTTGCCCTTCGAAACACGTATTTTTTTAATAACATTTGTCTGAGTTGTAACGAAAATGAAGAGAGAAAATCCTGACGAGAAAAAATCGCCTGAACTTCGTAAAAAAGCAGAGAAAAAGCTCAGTCATGAGACAATAGATATAGAGAAACTCTCAGAGGCAGACGTCCGCAAACTGGCACAAAAGCTCCAAGTGTATCAGATAGAGCTGGATTTGCAGAATAAAGAGCTCAGGATGTCACAGCAGAAACTTGAAGCTTCAAGAGACAGGTATTCAAGGTTATATGATTTTGCTCCGGTTGGGTATCTTACCATTAGTGAAAAAGGATTAGTTCTTGAGGCTAATCTAACATACGCCTTAATGTTAGGTTTGGAGCGAGGTTCGTTAATAAAAAACGATTGTCAGATTTTATTGCCAGGGAAGATCAAGATATATTTTATCTTTATCACAAACATGTTTTAAAATCAAAAAAACGGGAAATATGTAAATTAAGAATGATGAAAAAGGATGGTACTCAATTCTATGCACAACTGGAAAGTGAAATAGAGTTTGATCAAAATGGCCATCAATGCAGGATAATCATAACTGACATCACTATACAAAAGCGGGGGGAGGAGTCTCTCCGGCAGCAATTCCATATCAATAAGACTATTACGGACAATGCCGCATCATGCCTTTTCATGATGGACAAACAAGGCTATCCTACATTTATGAATCCCGCTGCCGAAGCGGTAACGGGCTACACACTGGATCAGATCTGTGCAATGCCGCTTCACGATTCAATTCACCACCATCATCCTGACGGAAGACCGTATCCAAAGTGTAATTGTCCCATTGACAATGCCGAGGCGGAAATGAAGGGTTACGAGGACATATTTATTCGCAGGGACGGTACCTTTTTCCCCGTGATCTGTTATATTGCGCCGCTGGAGGAGAAAGGTAAAGATGTTGGTTGCGTTCTGGAATTTCACGACGTAACCGAACAGAAGAAAGTGGAGAGAGAGTTGCTAAAACACAAAGAACAATTAGAAACTCTTGTCGATGAAAGGACGAAAGCATTAGAAGAAAAAGTTCTGAAATTAAACAAAAGCGAAAAAGCCCTGCTCTATATGCTTGAGGATATGAAATACGTTTCTAAGAAGCTAAAACAACGCTCTGCAGAACTTGAAGCATCTAACGAAGAGCTGAATACTTTCAGTTACTCGGTTTCACATGACCTGCAGGCGCCATTAAGAGGTATAGATGGTTTTAGCAAGATACTCATCACGGAATATGCAGATGTTCTTGATGAGCAGGGAAAATCACATCTGCAGCGTATACGTAAAGCAACCATGAAAATGTCACATCTCATCAACGATTTGTTATCGTTCTCACGTATATCCAGCTATAAAACAAGATATGAGTCTCTTGATTTAAGCCAGAAAGTCGGGAGTATCGCAATAGAACTTAAGGAGGCTAGTGAGGCTGGGCACCGGGTAGATTTTATTATACAGGAAGGAGTTGTTGCTTATGGGGACAATAAATTGTTGAATATTGTACTTGATAATTTATTACAAAATGCCTGGAAGTTTACGGCAAAAAAACCCAGGGCAAAGATAGAGTTCGGGGTTACACATGTTAATGGTGAAGAGGTATATTTTATTCGAGATAACGGCGTTGGTTTCGATATGAAATATGCAGGCAAGCTCTTTGGTACCTTTCAGCGTCTGCATTCCGAGAAAGAGTATATGGGAACCGGGATCGGTCTGGCGACGGTCAGACGCATCATAAATCGGCATGGTGGACAGGTATGGGCCGAAGGGCAGGAAGAAAAAGGTGCAATTTTTTATTTTAAACTTCCAGGTATAAAAAAGAAATGAGCTCCAGTATGAAAAAAGAAATTAGGGTTTTATTGGTAGAAGATAATTCAGACGATGTTATTTTTATATTGAATGTATTAAAAGCGCAGAAAAATATTTGCAATGATATTGATGTGGTTACTGATGGTGCAGAAGCCCTGGACTACCTATTTAAGGAGAGGGATTCTGGACACCATTATAAGCATATCTTACCAACATTTATCATTATGGATATAAAACTGCCCAAAGTGAATGGGTTGGAGGTATTGCAGAAAATACGCGCTGACGAACGGACAGCATTTATTCCTGTTATCCTTCTGACTTCGTCAACACACCAGGGAGACCTGATCAATGGTTACAAATATGGTTGTAACAGCTATGTATCGAAACCCATAGAGTTTGAACAATTTGCTGAAACGGTGAAAAATATCGGATTATACTGGTCGCTGGTGAATGAAACACCATCATTATAATAAGAGGAGGAAACGAGCAGACTGATTCATGTATTGATAGTTTGAAACCAGGGAAGGCGCGCATGATAGTTGAGGAAAGAGAAGCCGGCAGCCTTTTGCTTTTATTAAGCGGGAAATGCATGAGGCAAAGAATCGTGCTACATAGCTCACTGATGAAATAAGAAATTGAAGTTTCCGCAGACAGGACGATTATCTTTTTTACCATTTGTACCAGTAGTCGGAACAGAATATGCTAATGTTTATGATGTTGGAATTACCAGAGACTGATAAGGTTGATAAATGGTAAAAAACAAACGTATGGTGAGGCTTTAATCTTGCTCCTTTTGGGGAAACAACTCTGAAGGGCCGCCATGCGAAACACGTAATTATTTTTCATAACATTTATCGCATTTGTAACGAAAATGAAGAAAGAACACCCTGACGAAAAAAAACCGTCTGAACTTCACAAAAAAGCAGAGAAAAAAATCAAACCTGAAACAATAGGTATAAAAAAACTCTCTGATGCAGAAGTACGCAGACTGGCACACAAGCTTCAGGTATGCCAGATAGAGTTAGAGATGAAGAATGAAGAACTCAGAAAGACCCGGTTAGCGAGTGAAGAGCTATGCCGGAAATATTTAGCCCTATACGACTACGCCCCGGTTGGATATTTGACTATTGATCATAATGGATTAATTATTGATGCCAATCTTACACTGGCAACAATGCTGGGCATAGAACGCGGCTTTCTGATAAATAAACTACTGTCCGCATACATCACCAGAGAATATAAGGACAAATACTATCTATACAGAAGGAAAAATTATGAAAAGTTATTACATAATAGTTGTGAATTAAAGATGGTTAAAAAGGGTGGGGCCGCATTCCATGTACAGCTCAAATGTGAGGTGGCAAGGGATTCAGATGAGAATCCCAAATTCTGGAAAGTAATTGTAACTGATATCACCAGGCAAAAATGGCTTGGTGAAGAATTGAAAAAAAGTGAAAGGCGTCTCAACGAAACTCAGCGTTTGGCTAAAACAGGAAGTTGGGAGTATAGCCTTGAAAACAAACAAATTACATGGTCTAATGGACAGTATAAAATTTTTGGATATGAACCAGCAGAATTTGAGCTTACCTATCATAACATTGTTAAAGCGGTTCATCCGAATGACCGTAAAACTTTTTTAGAAAATAACCGCCGTAGTATTAATGAAAATAAATCATATAGTTATGAATATAGAATAATTCGGCCTGACGGTGCCGTGTTGTACCTTCATTCAAAAGCAATACTAATAAAGGACGATTCAGGAAAGTTACTTAAGATGCAGGGAACATCCGTGGATGTATCTGAGCAGAAGCAAGCCGCGTTAAAGTTAAAAGAAACTCAAAGACAATTGGAATCTCTTGTCGACAAAAGGACCAGAGAATTGAAGGGAAGAGTAGCTGAACTGGAACGTTATCATGACGCCACCGTGGACCGCGAACTGAGAATAAAGGAACTGCGGGATGAAAACGAGAAACTTAAGGATAGATTGAAAAAAAGGGATGAGATATAAATCCCCCTATCGAATAGAGAAAGCATAAGCATATAAAAAACACAAAAGAAAGAAAAAATGATTTTAGAGTTTGAGAGATTTACTGAAGTGCCGAACTAACAGGGACTATACTGGTTGCTCTTCAATGATCCACCACTTTAGAAAAAGAGAGTTTGAATGAATAAGTCAATTCATGTATTGGTAGTAGAAGATTCAGAAGACGACACGTTATTGATTATCGAGGAAATAAGACGCGGGGGATTTGAACCAACTTTTGAACGAGTGGAAACGTATGAACACATGGAAGTTGCGCTCGATAAGGGGGGATGGGATGTTGTTATCTCAGATTATGCAATGCCTATTTTCAATGCACCGGCGGCATTGAAACTACTTCAGGAAAAAAAGAGTAATGTTCCATTTATTATTATCTCCGGAGCAATTGGAGAAGATGTTGCTGTGGCAATGATGAAAGCGGGAGCGCACGATTACCTCATGAAAGACAATCTTGCCCGTCTTGTTCCTGCAATTGAGCGGGAAATGCAAGAGGCATCGAATCGTACCGAACGCATACAGATAAAAAGAGAAATTGAACATCTTGCCTCCTTTCCGCAGATGAATACCGATCCTATTTTAGAGGTAAATTTTTACGGGATGGTTACTTTTTATAATAGTGCAGCTTGCAAGATAATAGATAAATTAGGTCTCAAAAAAGACGCAAACCTGTTTTACCACAAAGATATAAAAGAGATCCTTAAAGGTATTAATAAGAAAAATGGAAAACACTTATGCCGTGATGTAAAAATAGGGAGTTTAACATTTGAAGAGAATATATATCTTATACCAGAGTTTAAAGTTTTGCGCATTTACGCGAGAGACATCACAGAGCGCAAGCAGGCAGAAGAGAAGTTGTATGAGAGTGAGGTGCGATTTAGAAGTATTTTTGAACAGGCAGCCGTAGGCATAATACATGTTGCCGGGAATGGTAGATTTCTCAAAGCTAATAAGTGTTTTTGTAAAATCATAGGATATACAGAGTTGGAAATACTTGAACGTACGTTCTGGGACATTACTCATCCGGATGATATTCATAAACAAGAACAGTCTCGAAGAAATGTTCTTGAGGGGAAAGCTTCCAGCTATAACATAGAAAAACGTTACATCAGGAAAGACAATTCCATTATCTGGGTGAATCTATCGGTGTCACTGGTACGAAAACCTGGAGGTGAACCGCATTACTTTGTTTCCGTTGTCGAGGAGATCACCGAACGCAAGAAGATTCAGGAAACACTCTTACAGTCAGAGAAATTAAGATCCCTTGGTACAATAACAGCAGGGATTGCCCATGATTTTAATAATATCCTGACGCCAATTAAGGGTTATGCTGATATTATGCTGAAAAAACTGCCTTCCTCCGATCCTTTATATGAGAATCTGGAACATATTTTAAAATCAGTATACCGGGCCGAAGAGATGGTGAAGCAAATTTTATTGTTCAGTAAGAAAGCCAAAATAGAACAGAAACCAGTAGCGTTGGGTCTAATTGTTGAAGAGGTGGTTAATCTGCTGCAACCTATCATCCCTACGACTATTGAAATTCGTCAACGACTTGACGATTCCTGTGAAAAAATCCAGGCTGACCCATCGCAAATGCATCAGCTCATTATGAATCTCTGTACCAATGCCTTACAGGCGATGGAAGAAAAGGGCGGTGTGCTCACTATCGATATGAAGCAGGTCAAAATTGACGGCTTAACAGCGAAATATCATCTTAACCTGAATGAGGCTGAATATATACGTTTAACTGTTACTGAT
Above is a genomic segment from Candidatus Scalindua japonica containing:
- a CDS encoding CheR family methyltransferase, with the protein product MEKKKIVKKKIPASKKIKKPVTSKKTGKAEITKNKAPLNVDKVLSKKITTLKNAGTVLIKDNSSKSTNGTKSFPIVGIGASAGGLEALEGFFVSMPSQSNIAIIVIQHLAPRYKSIMGSLLKKYTKMKIFEIKDGMKVDPNSIYLNPPDNDVAIMSGTLQLIEPLKSHALRLPIDSFFRSLSEDQGKMAIGIVLSGTGTDGTLGLKAIKSEGGMAMVQDEGQAKYDSMPRSAINTGLVDYILPVEKMPDELARYVKHPYIEKDAITGTTEQKYQNNVTKVLIQIRSKTGHDFSHYKQNTIRRRIERRMAVHQIDKISHYLDYIRENPLEVTTLYKDLLIGVTNFFRDPDAFDILEKEIISEILKTRKGDNIRVWVPGCATGEEAYSIAVIFAELIEKSQKHFNIQIFGTDIDEDAIEYARAAIYPESIAADISKERLKRFFVKEDSTYKVNKQIREMLVFATQSLIKDPPFSRLDLVSCRNVLIYMDSVLQKRILPVFHYTLNKDGYLFLGSSETIGEHSDLFSTMNSKWKIYKRQGELADRTIGYPITENVELSRELPVVEGRKYLKETNIYQMAEREILDKYAPPFVLINDKHEILYVNGKIHKYLLTPSGVPVFNILKMAHEDLRYKLTSVLHKLGNKQEAIVSRGLKVRDNGNFRTVDLTVKPFSPGKDTDGMIMVIFEEKEPPEKPAKRKTTSGRTRKEDPQITNMKQELKSAKEYLQATIEELETSNEELKSANEEMQSTNEELQSTNEELETSKEEQQSTNEELETVNSELQNKVSELSRANNDLNNLLASTDIATIFLDTKLSIVRFTPSLTKLFNVLPSDLNRHIGDITAKFNSDTLYQNAETVLNTLVQTEQEIQANDGSRYSVRILPYRTVENLIDGIVLTFVDITNVTKLRIKEQAFREYAENLVETVREPLVVLDSCLRVVSANRSFYQTFKVAVQETEGRFIYDLGNRQWNIPKLRKLLEEVLPEKKIINDFEVEHIFESIGEKTMILNARQVIREEEGRLILLAIEDVTERNKAEKEKIDEIKSVTVFPDKNPNPVLRVKRDGIIVYANNACEPLLSEWNTEVNNPIYEDLMQTVKNVLRSGKAKEIQVTAGSTIFSLQFVPVAGTDYVNVYGIKSTRK
- a CDS encoding PAS domain-containing protein, whose amino-acid sequence is MKRENPDEKKSPELRKKAEKKLSHETIDIEKLSEADVRKLAQKLQVYQIELDLQNKELRMSQQKLEASRDRYSRLYDFAPVGYLTISEKGLVLEANLTYALMLGLERGSLIKNDCQILLPGKIKIYFIFITNMF
- a CDS encoding PAS domain-containing sensor histidine kinase gives rise to the protein MMKKDGTQFYAQLESEIEFDQNGHQCRIIITDITIQKRGEESLRQQFHINKTITDNAASCLFMMDKQGYPTFMNPAAEAVTGYTLDQICAMPLHDSIHHHHPDGRPYPKCNCPIDNAEAEMKGYEDIFIRRDGTFFPVICYIAPLEEKGKDVGCVLEFHDVTEQKKVERELLKHKEQLETLVDERTKALEEKVLKLNKSEKALLYMLEDMKYVSKKLKQRSAELEASNEELNTFSYSVSHDLQAPLRGIDGFSKILITEYADVLDEQGKSHLQRIRKATMKMSHLINDLLSFSRISSYKTRYESLDLSQKVGSIAIELKEASEAGHRVDFIIQEGVVAYGDNKLLNIVLDNLLQNAWKFTAKKPRAKIEFGVTHVNGEEVYFIRDNGVGFDMKYAGKLFGTFQRLHSEKEYMGTGIGLATVRRIINRHGGQVWAEGQEEKGAIFYFKLPGIKKK
- a CDS encoding response regulator; this encodes MKKEIRVLLVEDNSDDVIFILNVLKAQKNICNDIDVVTDGAEALDYLFKERDSGHHYKHILPTFIIMDIKLPKVNGLEVLQKIRADERTAFIPVILLTSSTHQGDLINGYKYGCNSYVSKPIEFEQFAETVKNIGLYWSLVNETPSL
- a CDS encoding PAS domain-containing protein; its protein translation is MKKEHPDEKKPSELHKKAEKKIKPETIGIKKLSDAEVRRLAHKLQVCQIELEMKNEELRKTRLASEELCRKYLALYDYAPVGYLTIDHNGLIIDANLTLATMLGIERGFLINKLLSAYITREYKDKYYLYRRKNYEKLLHNSCELKMVKKGGAAFHVQLKCEVARDSDENPKFWKVIVTDITRQKWLGEELKKSERRLNETQRLAKTGSWEYSLENKQITWSNGQYKIFGYEPAEFELTYHNIVKAVHPNDRKTFLENNRRSINENKSYSYEYRIIRPDGAVLYLHSKAILIKDDSGKLLKMQGTSVDVSEQKQAALKLKETQRQLESLVDKRTRELKGRVAELERYHDATVDRELRIKELRDENEKLKDRLKKRDEI
- a CDS encoding hybrid sensor histidine kinase/response regulator — encoded protein: MNKSIHVLVVEDSEDDTLLIIEEIRRGGFEPTFERVETYEHMEVALDKGGWDVVISDYAMPIFNAPAALKLLQEKKSNVPFIIISGAIGEDVAVAMMKAGAHDYLMKDNLARLVPAIEREMQEASNRTERIQIKREIEHLASFPQMNTDPILEVNFYGMVTFYNSAACKIIDKLGLKKDANLFYHKDIKEILKGINKKNGKHLCRDVKIGSLTFEENIYLIPEFKVLRIYARDITERKQAEEKLYESEVRFRSIFEQAAVGIIHVAGNGRFLKANKCFCKIIGYTELEILERTFWDITHPDDIHKQEQSRRNVLEGKASSYNIEKRYIRKDNSIIWVNLSVSLVRKPGGEPHYFVSVVEEITERKKIQETLLQSEKLRSLGTITAGIAHDFNNILTPIKGYADIMLKKLPSSDPLYENLEHILKSVYRAEEMVKQILLFSKKAKIEQKPVALGLIVEEVVNLLQPIIPTTIEIRQRLDDSCEKIQADPSQMHQLIMNLCTNALQAMEEKGGVLTIDMKQVKIDGLTAKYHLNLNEAEYIRLTVTDTGIGMDKATKNRIFEPFFTTKAVDKGTGLGMSMVHGIVNSHHGDIHVYSSPGKGTSFHIFLPVIKYELEPEKRETAEIVCGQESILVVDDNEDVTKIMKQMLESLGYKVDIYKISIEALKAFHKQPDKYDLLISDLTMPKMTGLDLSEKIQKLHPGFPIIIITGYCDTLTKDTQREYGIKKIIKKPIMMEELAKTVREILDK